TTTTTCTACCTTTGCAGACATATAGTTCCCTCCAACAATAATCTATTGTCATTTTAATTCGACGATGAATACTCTTGTTTACCAAGCAATATTCCAGATTAAATGTAAAATAGAATGATTTTTACATAATACAACCACTACATTATAACACAGGATTATTTCGTTTCAACAGCTTGGACTATATTATCGGGTAAGAAATTTCTTCTAGCTTCCTGATAAAGTCCAGAACCTGTTCAGTCTCCTCAACTTCGCTTTCGTATATTTCAGCAAATGACTCAAGCGGATCTTCAAACCCGTAATACTCATTGGCGATGAAATGGCAGGTAGCGGCCCATGACGCAGCCTTGCCGAGCGGCAGTTCAAAAGGATAAACCAAAAAGAAATAACGCTCGATCAATCTTTGTACATTTTCAAATAAAACAGGATCATCACTTTCGATTTCATCGCTTAATAGCTGGATGACTCCACTGGTCTCGATATACTCCTTTAGTTCAGGTAATTGATCTGGTCTGAAGGATGCTGTCCAACTGAATTTATGGACCGGAATTTCTTCAGCATACTCTTGTTCTTTCAATATATTAAGCAGCATGGTTTTCAAGAAGGGATGGCCTTCCTCGGATGCGATATACTCCCTTACCTTTTTAATGTAGGGACGGATATTCACTTTTGCGAGACCCGCAGCCGCCATTACCTGATCGTTCGGATTCTTGTAATCAAACAGATTAAGTTCTTCCTCTTCAGCCTCCTCTTCAAAACAATCAAAGGACTCCATTTCTGTTTCGCCATTCTGCATCCGTTTGGCAAATTCAAGCATAGTGATGAAATGTTCATGCTTTTCAGCCGGGATCTCTCGTTCTTCCAGAAGAGCTTCTATTGTCGTAACAATTTCGTTGTACTCATTCAACTGGACCAGGATCATGAGATACATGTCAATCACTTGTATGTACTCACCCATTCCTCCCCGGAGCATCTTCGCAACGATCTCCTTCGCCTGTTGGGCATTGCCTGCTTCGTAATTTGCAAGAGCAAGGCCAACGAATACGTCACTATTCTCAGGATCATGCTCCAAAGCTTGTTCAAGATACTGAATCGCATCCCTGTACTTTTGCTGTTTCAAATAATCCAGGCCTTTTTCCAACAGACGCTTTTCCAGACCAGGAAACAGGATCACATTATCCTTGTTTGATTCCTGTTTTTCCATACACATACCGCCTTACTTTTATTAAAGTTCATTCTATTGTTATCATAATGTTTTTCTTCATGAGTTCCGCTTTTTTAGAAAGTTTAGCACGAATCCCTGAAAAAACAAAAAGATTCACAAGCATCGCCTGTGAATCCATCATATTAGATTACTTTTTCTATATACTTCTGCTCATATTCTCTGATACTGTCTTCAAGCTGGAGAGTGAGTTCAATCTCATCCCAACCATTCAGCAGCATATTATACCAGTATGAACTGATCGCAAAATTCGCCTCAAATCCCTGATCGTCATAAACTCGCTTTTGTTCAAGCGATACAGTCATTTCATACTCGTGACCGCTTGCTTTCTCCAGCAAATAGGAAACGTCTTCTATTGGAAGCTCAATTGGAAGGATTCCGTTTTTCAGGCAATTTTGTTTGAAAATATCAGCAAATGACGGGGCGATCAATACCTTGAAACCGTAATTCAGCAAAGCCCATGGCGCGTGCTCCCTGGAAGAGCCGCATCCAAAATTCTCATTCGCTGCTAAAATGGATGCTCCTTCGTTATCTGGATGATTGAGTTCGAATTGTTCATTTAGCTCTCCATTTGTATGATAGCGCCAGTCATAAAACAGGTACTGGCCAAAACCCGTTTTTTCGACTTTCTTCAGGAATTGCTTTGGAATGATCTGATCCGTGTCCACATTAGTCCTGTCCATTGCAGCGACTTTTCCTTTTAGTTCTGTAAATCCGGACATTGCAGGCTCCTTTCATGGCAAAATATATTTTGTAGAACTACATTCAGCAAATTAGTACTAAAATGACCCGAAATTTACCGTTTCGGGTCATTTTTTACAGGTGAATTCCTTGCTGGAAAAATTATTTTCTTACTCAATCACGGTAATTGCACGAATAAATCCGTTAATTGCACGCTCAAGGCTATTAATTGAACGAATTACTCTATTAATTGCACCATTCATCTCATTAATTGCACTATCAACCTTTATTTTGAAAAAACTCTAAACCGTCATGCCGGCCATTGACCTGACATCGACAAAATGTCCATGAAGTGCGGCAGCCGCTGCCATTGGCGGGCTGACTAAATGGGTACGTGCGCCTGCACCCTGCCTGCCTTCGAAATTGCGGTTAGAAGTGGAAGCACAATGC
This portion of the Mesobacillus sp. S13 genome encodes:
- a CDS encoding tetratricopeptide repeat protein, with translation MEKQESNKDNVILFPGLEKRLLEKGLDYLKQQKYRDAIQYLEQALEHDPENSDVFVGLALANYEAGNAQQAKEIVAKMLRGGMGEYIQVIDMYLMILVQLNEYNEIVTTIEALLEEREIPAEKHEHFITMLEFAKRMQNGETEMESFDCFEEEAEEEELNLFDYKNPNDQVMAAAGLAKVNIRPYIKKVREYIASEEGHPFLKTMLLNILKEQEYAEEIPVHKFSWTASFRPDQLPELKEYIETSGVIQLLSDEIESDDPVLFENVQRLIERYFFLVYPFELPLGKAASWAATCHFIANEYYGFEDPLESFAEIYESEVEETEQVLDFIRKLEEISYPII
- the leuD gene encoding 3-isopropylmalate dehydratase small subunit is translated as MSGFTELKGKVAAMDRTNVDTDQIIPKQFLKKVEKTGFGQYLFYDWRYHTNGELNEQFELNHPDNEGASILAANENFGCGSSREHAPWALLNYGFKVLIAPSFADIFKQNCLKNGILPIELPIEDVSYLLEKASGHEYEMTVSLEQKRVYDDQGFEANFAISSYWYNMLLNGWDEIELTLQLEDSIREYEQKYIEKVI